One Bos taurus isolate L1 Dominette 01449 registration number 42190680 breed Hereford chromosome 3, ARS-UCD2.0, whole genome shotgun sequence DNA window includes the following coding sequences:
- the OR13P8 gene encoding olfactory receptor family 13 subfamily P member 8 codes for MSSSLLRRKATHSQGWKNQSSVTEFILLGFSRNPRTNWILFFLFLFLYLFTVLGNGLIVTLIRVDARLHTPMYFFLSILSLLDLSYATTTVPQMLIHLVSKSKTISYVGCVVQMYIFLTLGITETWIFAAMAYDRYVAICYPLHYRVKMSQTLCVLLAVSSAFCGLTCALVYTVFAVNLPYCGPNEINHFFCEIPAVLKLACADTSLNDQVDFILGFILLLIPLSLILASYVRIFTAILKIGSTQGRIKAFSTCASHITVVTMFCIPCMVMYMRPGSEASPEDDKKLALFYNVISAFLNPIIYSLRNKDVKRAFFKLVGTSADTQ; via the coding sequence ATGTCCTCTTCTCTCCTCAGAAGGAAGGCCACGCATAGCCAAGGTTGGAAAAATCAAAGCTCTGTAACCGAGTTTATCCTCCTGGGCTTCTCCAGAAATCCCAGAACCAACTGgatccttttcttcctcttcctcttcctttactTATTTACAGTCCTGGGCAATGGTCTCATCGTTACTTTGATCAGAGTAGACGCAcgcctccacacccccatgtacttcttcctgagCATCCTCTCTCTGCTGGATCTCAGCTATGCTACCACCACAGTGCCCCAGATGTTGATCCATCTAGTAAGCAAGAGTAAAACTATCTCTTATGTTGGGTGTGTGGTCCAGATGTACATTTTCCTAACCTTGGGCATCACTGAGACCTGGATTTTTGCAGCTATGGCCTATGACAGATATGTTGccatatgctacccactccattatagGGTCAAGATGAGCCAAACCCTGTGTGTACTCCTGGCAGTCAGCTCTGCCTTTTGCGGTCTCACCTGTGCCCTCGTCTACACAGTCTTTGCAGTGAATCTGCCCTACTGTGGCCCCAATGAAATCAACCACTTCTTTTGTGAAATTCCTGCTGTCTTGAAGTTGGCTTGTGCAGATACATCACTCaatgaccaagtggactttatctTGGGCTTTATCTTGCTCCTGATTCCATTGTCCCTCATTCTGGCCTCATATGTTCGCATCTTCACTGCTATCCTAAAGATTGGCTCCACCCAGGGGCGAATcaaggccttctccacctgtgcctcACACATCACTGTGGTCACCATGTTTTGTATTCCATGCATGGTCATGTATATGAGGCCTGGCTCTGAGGCCTCCCCAGAGGATGACAAGAAGCTGGCCCTGTTCTACAATGTCATCTCTGCCTTCCTCAACCCCATCATCTACAGCCTCCGGAACAAGGATGTGAAGAGGGCTTTCTTCAAGTTAGTTGGAACGAGTGCAGACACTCAGTAA